Proteins from a single region of Streptococcus oralis:
- the guaA gene encoding glutamine-hydrolyzing GMP synthase, with protein sequence MSNISTDLQDVEKIIVLDYGSQYNQLISRRIREIGVFSELKSHKISAAEVRAINPVGIILSGGPNSVYEDGSFDIDSEIFELGIPILGICYGMQLLTHKLGGKVVPAGDAGNREYGQSPLTHTTSALFEGTPEEQIVLMSHGDAVTEIPADFVRTGTSADCPYAAIENPDKHIYGIQFHPEVRHSVYGNDILRNFALNICKAKGDWSMDNFIDMQIKKIRETVGDKRVLLGLSGGVDSSVVGVLLQKAIGDQLICIFVDHGLLRKGEADQVMDMLGGKFGLNIVKADAAKRFLDKLAGVSDPEQKRKIIGNEFVYVFDDEASKLKDVKFLAQGTLYTDVIESGTDTAQTIKSHHNVGGLPEDMQFELIEPLNTLYKDEVRALGTELGMPDHIVWRQPFPGPGLAIRVMGEITEEKLETVRESDAILREEIAKAGLDRDIWQYFTVNTGVRSVGVMGDGRTYDYTIAIRAITSIDGMTADFAKIPWEVLQKISVRIVNEVDHVNRIVYDITSKPPATVEWE encoded by the coding sequence ATGAGCAACATTTCAACTGATTTGCAAGATGTCGAAAAAATCATCGTGCTGGACTATGGTAGCCAATACAACCAGCTGATTTCACGCCGTATTCGTGAAATTGGTGTTTTTTCAGAGCTAAAAAGTCATAAAATCTCAGCCGCAGAGGTTCGTGCGATTAACCCTGTAGGGATCATCCTCTCTGGTGGACCAAACTCTGTATACGAAGATGGTTCATTTGATATTGACTCAGAAATTTTTGAACTTGGCATTCCAATTTTGGGAATCTGCTATGGTATGCAACTTTTAACTCATAAACTTGGAGGAAAAGTTGTCCCTGCAGGTGATGCTGGTAACCGCGAGTATGGCCAATCACCACTTACCCATACCACTTCTGCCCTCTTTGAAGGAACTCCTGAAGAACAGATTGTTTTGATGAGCCATGGCGATGCTGTAACAGAAATTCCTGCTGATTTTGTTCGTACTGGAACTTCTGCTGACTGTCCTTATGCAGCTATTGAAAATCCAGACAAACATATCTACGGTATCCAATTCCACCCAGAGGTTCGCCATTCTGTCTATGGAAATGATATCCTTCGCAACTTTGCTCTTAATATCTGTAAGGCTAAAGGCGACTGGTCAATGGACAACTTTATCGATATGCAGATCAAGAAAATCCGTGAAACTGTAGGTGACAAGCGTGTTCTTCTCGGTCTATCAGGTGGTGTTGACTCTTCTGTTGTTGGAGTTCTTCTCCAAAAAGCGATCGGTGATCAATTAATCTGTATCTTTGTAGACCACGGTCTTCTCCGTAAAGGGGAAGCTGACCAAGTTATGGACATGCTTGGTGGTAAGTTTGGTTTGAATATCGTCAAAGCAGACGCTGCAAAACGCTTCCTTGACAAACTTGCAGGTGTTTCTGATCCTGAGCAAAAACGTAAAATTATCGGTAACGAATTTGTTTATGTCTTTGATGACGAAGCAAGCAAGCTAAAAGATGTAAAATTCCTTGCTCAAGGAACGCTTTACACTGACGTGATTGAGTCTGGTACAGATACTGCTCAAACCATCAAATCACACCACAATGTTGGTGGTCTTCCAGAAGACATGCAGTTTGAATTAATTGAACCATTGAACACTCTTTATAAAGACGAAGTCCGTGCCCTTGGTACAGAACTTGGTATGCCAGACCACATTGTATGGCGCCAACCATTCCCAGGACCAGGACTTGCTATCCGTGTCATGGGTGAAATCACTGAAGAAAAACTAGAAACTGTTCGTGAGTCTGATGCTATCCTTCGTGAAGAAATCGCTAAAGCTGGTCTTGACCGCGATATCTGGCAATACTTCACTGTCAACACAGGCGTTCGTTCAGTCGGTGTTATGGGTGATGGTCGTACTTATGACTACACCATCGCCATTCGTGCCATCACCTCTATCGATGGTATGACAGCTGACTTTGCCAAGATTCCTTGGGAAGTCCTTCAAAAGATTTCTGTACGGATCGTAAACGAAGTGGACCACGTTAACCGCATCGTCTACGATATTACAAGTAAACCACCAGCAACCGTTGAGTGGGAATAG
- the ffh gene encoding signal recognition particle protein, with translation MAFESLTERLQNVFKNLRKKGKISEADVQEATKEIRLALLEADVALPVVKDFIKKVRERAVGHEVIDTLNPAQQIIKIVDEELTAVLGSDTAEIIKSPKIPTIIMMVGLQGAGKTTFAGKLANKLKKEENARPLMIAADIYRPAAIDQLKTLGKQIDVPVFALGTEVPAVEIVRQGLEQAQANHNDYVLIDTAGRLQIDELLMNELRDVKALAQPNEILLVIDAMIGQEAANVAREFNAQLEVTGVILTKIDGDTRGGAALSVRHITGKPIKFTGTGEKITDIETFHPDRMSSRILGMGDMLTLIEKASQEYDEQKALEMAEKMRENTFDFNDFIDQLDQVQNMGPMEDLLKMIPGMANNPALQNMKVDERQIARKRAIVSSMTPEERENPDLLNPSRRRRIAAGSGNTFVEVNKFIKDFNQAKQLMQGVMSGDMNKMMKQMGINPNNLPKNMPNMGGMDMSALEGMMGQGGMPDMSALGGAGMPDMSQMFGGGLKGKIGEFAMKQSMKRMANKMKKAKKKRK, from the coding sequence ATGGCATTTGAAAGTTTAACAGAACGTTTACAGAACGTCTTTAAAAATCTACGTAAAAAAGGAAAAATTTCTGAGGCTGATGTCCAGGAAGCAACCAAAGAGATTCGTTTGGCCTTGCTAGAAGCCGACGTTGCTTTGCCTGTTGTAAAGGACTTTATCAAGAAGGTTCGTGAACGTGCAGTCGGACACGAGGTCATTGATACCCTCAATCCAGCCCAACAGATTATCAAAATCGTTGATGAGGAATTGACAGCTGTTTTAGGTTCCGATACGGCAGAAATTATCAAGTCACCAAAAATTCCAACCATTATCATGATGGTCGGTTTGCAAGGGGCTGGTAAAACCACCTTTGCAGGTAAGCTGGCTAATAAACTCAAGAAGGAAGAAAATGCACGTCCTTTGATGATTGCAGCGGATATCTATCGTCCAGCAGCCATCGATCAGTTGAAAACACTTGGAAAACAAATTGATGTTCCTGTCTTTGCGCTTGGAACAGAAGTACCAGCTGTTGAGATTGTTCGCCAAGGTTTGGAGCAAGCACAGGCCAATCACAACGACTATGTCTTGATTGATACGGCAGGGCGTTTACAAATCGATGAACTTCTCATGAATGAGCTTCGTGATGTTAAAGCACTGGCTCAACCAAACGAAATCCTCCTTGTCATTGATGCCATGATCGGTCAGGAAGCGGCTAATGTTGCCCGTGAGTTTAATGCTCAGTTGGAAGTAACTGGTGTCATCCTTACCAAGATTGATGGGGACACTCGTGGTGGTGCGGCTTTGTCTGTTCGCCACATCACTGGTAAACCTATCAAGTTCACTGGTACGGGTGAAAAGATTACAGATATTGAAACCTTCCACCCAGACCGTATGTCTAGCCGTATCCTTGGTATGGGGGATATGCTGACCTTGATCGAGAAAGCCTCTCAAGAATACGATGAGCAAAAAGCTCTTGAAATGGCTGAGAAGATGCGCGAAAACACCTTTGATTTCAATGATTTCATTGATCAATTGGATCAGGTGCAAAATATGGGACCAATGGAAGACTTGCTCAAGATGATTCCAGGTATGGCTAACAATCCAGCACTTCAAAACATGAAGGTGGATGAACGTCAGATTGCGCGTAAACGTGCCATCGTGTCTTCGATGACTCCTGAGGAGCGTGAAAATCCTGATTTGTTAAATCCAAGTCGTCGCCGTCGTATCGCTGCAGGTTCTGGAAATACCTTTGTTGAAGTCAATAAATTTATCAAGGACTTTAACCAGGCCAAACAGCTCATGCAAGGTGTCATGTCTGGGGATATGAACAAGATGATGAAGCAAATGGGAATTAATCCGAATAACCTTCCTAAAAATATGCCAAATATGGGAGGAATGGATATGTCTGCCCTTGAAGGCATGATGGGACAAGGTGGCATGCCAGATATGTCAGCTCTTGGAGGCGCAGGCATGCCAGATATGAGCCAGATGTTTGGTGGCGGACTCAAAGGTAAAATCGGTGAATTTGCTATGAAACAGTCTATGAAACGCATGGCCAACAAAATGAAAAAAGCGAAGAAAAAACGCAAATAA
- a CDS encoding putative DNA-binding protein codes for MEIEKTNRMNALFEFYAALLTDKQMNYIELYYADDYSLAEIAEEFGVSRQAVYDNIKRTEKILEDYEMKLHMYSDYIVRSQIFDQILERYPKDDFLQEQIEILTSIDNRE; via the coding sequence ATGGAAATCGAAAAAACCAATCGTATGAACGCCCTTTTTGAATTTTATGCGGCGCTTTTGACAGACAAGCAGATGAACTATATTGAACTCTATTATGCTGATGATTATAGTCTTGCTGAGATTGCTGAGGAGTTCGGTGTCAGTCGTCAGGCTGTTTATGATAATATCAAGCGTACGGAAAAGATTCTAGAAGATTATGAGATGAAACTGCACATGTATTCGGACTACATTGTCCGAAGTCAGATTTTTGACCAGATCTTGGAGCGTTATCCCAAGGATGACTTTCTGCAGGAGCAGATAGAAATTTTAACAAGCATTGATAATAGAGAGTAA
- the tuf gene encoding elongation factor Tu yields MAKEKYDRSKPHVNIGTIGHVDHGKTTLTAAITTVLARRLPSAVNQPKDYASIDAAPEERERGITINTAHVEYETEKRHYAHIDAPGHADYVKNMITGAAQMDGAILVVASTDGPMPQTREHILLSRQVGVKHLIVFMNKIDLVDDEELLELVEMEIRDLLSEYDFPGDDLPVIQGSALKALEGDSKYEDIIMELMNTVDEYIPEPERDTEKPLLLPVEDVFSITGRGTVASGRIDRGTVRVNDEIEIVGIKEETQKAVVTGVEMFRKQLDEGLAGDNVGVLLRGIQRDEIERGQVIAKPGSINPHTKFKGEVYILTKEEGGRHTPFFNNYRPQFYFRTTDVTGSIELPAGTEMVMPGDNVTIDVELIHPIAVEQGTTFSIREGGRTVGSGMVTEIEA; encoded by the coding sequence ATGGCAAAAGAAAAATACGATCGTAGTAAACCACACGTTAACATTGGTACTATCGGACACGTTGACCACGGTAAAACTACTTTGACTGCAGCTATCACAACTGTATTGGCACGTCGCTTGCCTTCAGCAGTTAACCAACCAAAAGACTATGCGTCTATCGATGCTGCTCCAGAAGAACGCGAACGCGGTATCACTATCAACACTGCGCACGTTGAGTACGAAACTGAAAAACGTCACTACGCTCACATCGACGCTCCAGGACACGCGGACTACGTTAAAAACATGATCACTGGTGCCGCTCAAATGGACGGAGCTATCCTTGTAGTAGCTTCAACTGACGGACCAATGCCACAAACTCGTGAGCACATCCTTCTTTCACGTCAGGTTGGTGTTAAACACCTTATCGTCTTCATGAACAAAATTGACTTGGTAGACGACGAAGAATTGCTTGAATTGGTTGAAATGGAAATCCGTGACCTCTTGTCAGAATACGACTTCCCAGGTGACGATCTTCCAGTTATCCAAGGTTCAGCTCTTAAAGCCCTTGAAGGTGACTCTAAATACGAAGACATCATCATGGAATTGATGAACACTGTTGATGAGTACATCCCAGAACCAGAACGTGACACTGAAAAACCATTGCTTCTTCCAGTCGAAGACGTATTCTCAATCACTGGACGTGGTACAGTTGCTTCAGGACGTATCGACCGTGGTACTGTTCGTGTCAACGACGAAATCGAAATCGTTGGTATCAAAGAAGAAACTCAAAAAGCAGTTGTTACTGGTGTTGAAATGTTCCGTAAACAACTTGATGAAGGTCTTGCCGGAGATAACGTAGGTGTCCTTCTTCGTGGTATTCAACGTGACGAAATCGAACGTGGACAAGTTATCGCTAAACCAGGTTCAATCAACCCACACACTAAATTTAAAGGTGAAGTCTACATCCTTACTAAAGAAGAAGGTGGACGTCACACTCCATTCTTCAACAACTACCGCCCACAATTCTACTTCCGTACTACTGACGTTACAGGTTCAATCGAACTTCCAGCAGGTACTGAAATGGTAATGCCTGGTGATAACGTGACTATCGACGTTGAGTTGATCCACCCAATCGCCGTAGAACAAGGTACTACATTCTCTATCCGTGAGGGTGGACGTACTGTTGGTTCAGGTATGGTTACAGAAATCGAAGCTTAA
- a CDS encoding AI-2E family transporter, translated as MFRRNKLFFWTAEILLLTLIFYLWREMGAIITPFVTVVNTIMIPFLLGGFFYYITNPVVTFLEKRCKINRLIGVLVTLCALIGAIVVGVVYLLPILINQLTSLIISSQNIYSRLQDLIIDLSMNPVFQNIDIQQTIQQLNLSYVDILQNILNSVSNSLGSVLSALFSTVLILIMTPVFLIYFLLDGHKLLPMLERTVLKHDKLNLSSLLTNLNTTIARYISGIAIDAVIIGCLAYIGYSVIGLKYALVFAIFSGIANLIPYVGPSIGLIPMVIANVFTDPHRMLIAVAYMLIIQQIDGNVLYPRIVGGVMKVHPITILVLLLLSSNIYGVIGMVVAVPTYSIFKEITKFLAKLYENHKEAKELEKTESN; from the coding sequence ATGTTCCGTAGAAACAAATTATTTTTTTGGACAGCTGAAATTTTATTGTTAACATTGATTTTCTATCTTTGGAGAGAAATGGGAGCCATCATTACTCCCTTCGTGACGGTTGTGAATACCATTATGATTCCATTTTTACTTGGTGGATTTTTTTACTACATTACAAATCCAGTCGTGACTTTCTTAGAAAAGAGATGTAAGATCAATCGTCTAATTGGTGTCTTGGTCACTCTTTGTGCCTTGATTGGTGCTATCGTTGTAGGGGTCGTTTATCTCTTGCCGATTTTGATTAATCAGTTGACCAGCTTGATTATTTCTAGTCAAAACATCTATAGTAGACTACAAGATTTGATCATCGATTTGTCCATGAATCCCGTCTTCCAAAATATTGATATTCAACAAACAATTCAACAACTGAATCTCTCCTATGTGGATATCCTCCAGAATATCCTTAATAGCGTCAGCAACAGTTTAGGAAGCGTTCTTTCAGCCTTGTTTAGTACGGTGCTGATTCTCATTATGACTCCTGTATTCTTGATTTATTTCTTGTTGGATGGTCATAAATTGCTACCAATGTTGGAACGTACCGTCTTAAAACATGACAAATTGAATCTTTCTAGCCTTTTAACCAATCTCAATACAACCATAGCGCGCTATATCAGTGGAATTGCGATTGATGCGGTTATTATTGGATGTTTAGCCTATATTGGCTATAGTGTTATCGGATTAAAGTATGCCCTTGTTTTTGCTATTTTCTCTGGAATCGCAAATTTGATTCCTTATGTTGGTCCAAGTATTGGCTTGATTCCAATGGTGATTGCGAATGTGTTCACGGATCCTCATCGCATGTTGATTGCGGTTGCTTATATGCTTATTATTCAGCAGATTGATGGAAATGTTCTCTATCCACGTATCGTTGGAGGAGTTATGAAGGTACACCCGATTACGATCTTAGTGCTCCTCTTACTGTCAAGTAATATCTACGGTGTTATAGGAATGGTCGTAGCAGTACCTACTTACTCTATTTTTAAAGAAATTACTAAGTTCCTAGCGAAATTGTATGAAAACCATAAAGAAGCTAAGGAACTGGAAAAAACAGAATCAAATTAA
- the pbp3 gene encoding D-alanyl-D-alanine carboxypeptidase PBP3, whose product MKKIILSFMTLLVFGTTSTVSAQEFDVAAKHAIAVEATTGKILYEKDANQPVEIASITKLVTVYLVYEALEQGTISLSTPVDISDYPYKLTTNSEASNVPMEARNYTVEQLLEATMVSSANSAAIALAEKIAGSEKDFVDKMRAKLLEWGIQDATIVNTTGLNNETLGDNIYPGSKKDDENKLSAYDVAIVARNLIRDYPQVLEITKKPTSTFAGLEIHSTNYMLEGMPAYRGGIDGLKTGTTDKAGASFVGTTVEKGMRIITVVLNADQQDTNPYARFTATSALLDYISANFALKTVVQKGEAYNDSKVTVLDGKEDNVTAVAKSDISIVQRIGSGTTPALQFTPKSTSEMAPLEEGKVVGTLTYDDQDLVGQGYLTSDKPSFEMVSEKKVEKAFFLKVWWNQFIRFINEKL is encoded by the coding sequence ATGAAAAAAATAATTTTATCTTTTATGACACTGTTGGTTTTTGGAACAACTTCTACTGTTTCTGCTCAGGAGTTTGATGTTGCTGCTAAACATGCCATTGCCGTCGAGGCTACAACTGGAAAAATCCTCTATGAAAAAGATGCAAATCAGCCTGTAGAAATTGCTTCTATTACCAAACTGGTTACAGTTTATTTGGTCTATGAAGCCTTGGAACAAGGAACTATCAGCCTGTCTACACCTGTTGATATTTCGGACTATCCTTACAAACTTACAACTAATTCTGAGGCGAGTAACGTCCCTATGGAAGCTCGAAATTATACTGTTGAACAACTATTAGAGGCTACAATGGTATCCAGCGCGAACAGTGCTGCGATTGCGCTAGCAGAAAAGATTGCTGGTTCTGAGAAAGACTTTGTAGACAAGATGAGGGCTAAACTTCTTGAATGGGGAATTCAAGATGCAACTATTGTAAACACTACTGGTTTAAATAATGAGACCCTTGGCGATAATATCTATCCTGGTTCAAAGAAAGACGATGAAAACAAGTTGAGTGCCTACGATGTTGCAATCGTCGCTCGTAACCTCATCCGAGATTATCCTCAAGTTTTGGAAATCACCAAAAAGCCAACTTCTACCTTTGCAGGGCTTGAAATCCACTCAACCAACTATATGTTGGAGGGAATGCCTGCCTATCGTGGTGGTATCGATGGACTAAAGACAGGTACTACTGATAAAGCTGGCGCTTCATTCGTTGGAACAACTGTTGAGAAAGGGATGCGTATTATTACGGTTGTTTTGAATGCAGATCAACAAGATACCAACCCTTATGCGCGTTTTACTGCAACTTCTGCACTTTTAGATTATATTTCTGCAAACTTTGCCTTAAAAACTGTCGTTCAGAAAGGTGAAGCCTACAACGATAGTAAAGTAACAGTTCTGGATGGTAAAGAAGATAATGTGACAGCTGTCGCTAAGTCAGATATTTCCATCGTCCAACGCATCGGAAGCGGTACTACACCAGCCCTCCAATTCACACCGAAATCAACATCAGAAATGGCTCCATTGGAAGAAGGCAAGGTTGTTGGTACTCTGACCTATGATGATCAGGATTTGGTCGGCCAGGGCTATCTCACTTCCGACAAACCATCTTTTGAAATGGTTTCTGAAAAGAAAGTAGAAAAAGCCTTCTTTTTGAAGGTTTGGTGGAATCAATTTATCCGCTTTATCAATGAAAAACTATAA